A region of the Curvibacter sp. AEP1-3 genome:
ACGTTCGACGCTGTCCCCTATGACTGACCAGGCCGGCTCGCCGGGCTGAAACACCGAGATTGAAATTCCATATGGCGATTGTTGTCAACAAACCCCTTCCCGAATTTGAGGCCAACGCCACCGGCGGCATCAAGGTGACCAACACCACCCACGTCGGGAAAACCATGGTTTTGTACTTCTACCCCAAGGACAATACCCCCGGCTGCACTACCGAAGCCATGCAATTCAGGGACAAGTACAAGGATTTCGTGAAGGCTGGCGCAGAAGTGTTCGGCGTATCACGGGACAACATGAAGTCCCACGACGAGTTCAA
Encoded here:
- a CDS encoding peroxiredoxin, producing MAIVVNKPLPEFEANATGGIKVTNTTHVGKTMVLYFYPKDNTPGCTTEAMQFRDKYKDFVKAGAEVFGVSRDNMKSHDEFKAKLELPFELIADTEEKMCHMFGVVKNKIMYGKKVKGIERSTFLIGADGLVKEEWRGLKVPGHVDDVLKAVKALKKAA